Proteins from one Candidatus Poribacteria bacterium genomic window:
- a CDS encoding MoxR family ATPase: MFTSIENVQNVCEKHAYIADKGLATTLYLAHHLKKPIFLEGEPGVGKTEVAKVLADSTGAKLIRLQCYEGLDANSALYEWNYTRQILQLRIDEARGRDKESIGTDLFSEAFLLKRPLMEAIQSDGDVPPVLLIDEVDRSDSEFEAFLLEILSDFQITIPEIGTIQAKHIPYVVLTSNRTREVHEALKRRCLYQWIDYPTVEKELAIVQAKLPQIEEHLAMQLCQMMQLWRQGDYYKKPGVAETLDWGLALVALGKAQLDADIVAETLGCVFKYQDDVQRARTVDLSELGL, from the coding sequence ATGTTTACATCCATCGAAAACGTTCAAAATGTGTGTGAAAAACATGCGTATATCGCGGATAAGGGTTTAGCAACGACCCTCTATCTCGCGCATCATCTCAAAAAACCCATTTTTCTTGAAGGCGAACCCGGTGTCGGTAAGACTGAAGTCGCTAAGGTACTTGCGGATTCAACAGGTGCGAAACTCATTCGACTGCAGTGTTATGAAGGCTTGGATGCAAACAGCGCACTCTATGAATGGAACTATACACGGCAAATTTTGCAACTCCGTATTGACGAAGCACGCGGACGCGACAAAGAAAGCATCGGCACCGACCTGTTTAGCGAAGCATTCCTGCTGAAACGTCCGCTGATGGAGGCGATCCAGAGCGACGGCGATGTCCCACCCGTCTTACTCATCGACGAGGTAGACCGAAGTGATAGCGAATTTGAGGCGTTTCTGCTGGAGATTTTGTCCGATTTCCAAATTACGATCCCCGAAATCGGTACGATTCAAGCGAAACATATTCCCTACGTTGTGCTTACCTCAAACCGGACGCGCGAGGTGCATGAGGCACTCAAACGGCGTTGTCTCTATCAGTGGATCGATTATCCGACCGTAGAGAAAGAGTTGGCAATCGTTCAGGCGAAGCTGCCGCAGATTGAGGAACACCTTGCGATGCAGCTCTGTCAGATGATGCAGCTGTGGCGACAGGGGGATTACTATAAGAAACCGGGGGTTGCGGAAACCTTGGATTGGGGGCTTGCCCTCGTCGCACTCGGTAAGGCGCAATTGGATGCGGATATCGTTGCTGAAACGCTTGGCTGTGTCTTCAAATATCAGGATGATGTCCAACGTGCCCGCACAGTGGACTTGTCTGAATTGGGACTATAG